One Pseudomonas sp. MH9.2 DNA segment encodes these proteins:
- a CDS encoding GNAT family N-acetyltransferase has product MQTKLVCYEDLSVVQRQQLQHLEVLPEQKAFSGDIYSALNALQGKPNDDIKGFVLIADDYPIGFFMLKRGPYLPHWADQDAATLHALQIDRRMQGHGLGRVCLQAVPDMARSVWPDVAQLMLSVDTDNQAALGLYLGQGWVDTGEAYRGRIGYERRLSLALRDGATERL; this is encoded by the coding sequence ATGCAAACTAAATTGGTCTGTTATGAAGACCTGTCGGTTGTTCAACGCCAGCAATTGCAACACCTTGAAGTGCTGCCGGAGCAGAAGGCTTTTTCCGGGGATATCTACAGCGCACTGAATGCCCTGCAGGGTAAACCGAATGACGATATCAAGGGTTTTGTACTGATTGCCGACGACTATCCCATCGGTTTTTTTATGCTAAAGCGCGGGCCGTATTTACCGCACTGGGCAGATCAGGATGCCGCCACCCTGCATGCCTTGCAGATCGACCGCAGGATGCAGGGTCATGGTCTGGGGAGAGTCTGCTTGCAGGCGGTCCCGGACATGGCACGCTCGGTGTGGCCAGATGTGGCGCAGTTGATGCTGTCGGTGGATACGGACAATCAGGCGGCGCTTGGCCTGTATCTTGGTCAGGGCTGGGTCGATACGGGGGAAGCGTATCGGGGGCGGATTGGTTATGAGCGGCGGCTGTCGTTGGCATTGCGGGATGGCGCTACCGAGCGTCTATAA
- a CDS encoding transporter substrate-binding domain-containing protein, which yields MRPLLSTLLSLSCLCSCFSYAAEAPLRFSIADSWSMPLVQIDGAQPTAGFLFDIMQSLARQVGRPAEYHVLARLRVQNALDRGEVDVRCYAAQSWVPNFSGDYTWSLPLMTQRDLLISTADNTAPIRVDQLNEQMIGTVLGYTYPRLQPLFDNHQLHREDARSQEQVLQKLGAGRYRYAVANEWSMNWYNRQLPPDKQLHSVSIVEEQAVGCIVRNDPNLPVQTILRALLRMKMSGEIDRIIERYGTQASLSLERN from the coding sequence ATGCGGCCGCTCTTGAGCACTTTGTTGTCACTCAGCTGCTTATGCTCGTGCTTCAGCTACGCCGCTGAGGCACCTTTGCGCTTTTCGATTGCCGACAGCTGGTCGATGCCATTGGTACAGATCGACGGCGCTCAGCCAACTGCCGGATTCCTGTTCGACATCATGCAGAGCCTGGCCCGACAGGTCGGCCGCCCCGCGGAATACCATGTATTAGCCCGTCTGCGCGTGCAAAACGCGCTGGACCGTGGCGAAGTCGATGTTCGTTGTTACGCCGCGCAATCCTGGGTACCCAACTTCTCCGGTGACTACACCTGGAGCCTGCCGCTGATGACCCAACGCGACCTATTGATCAGTACCGCTGACAACACAGCTCCGATCCGCGTCGACCAGCTTAATGAACAGATGATCGGCACCGTTCTGGGTTATACGTATCCGCGCCTGCAACCCCTGTTCGACAACCACCAATTACACCGTGAAGACGCCCGTAGCCAGGAACAAGTCCTGCAAAAACTTGGGGCAGGCCGTTATCGCTATGCCGTGGCCAATGAATGGTCGATGAACTGGTACAACCGCCAACTGCCACCGGACAAACAATTGCACAGTGTTTCCATCGTCGAAGAACAAGCGGTAGGCTGCATCGTGCGTAACGACCCGAACCTGCCGGTACAGACCATTCTACGTGCTTTGTTGCGCATGAAAATGTCAGGGGAGATTGATCGGATCATCGAGCGCTACGGCACTCAGGCATCACTCTCGCTTGAACGGAATTAG
- a CDS encoding Spy/CpxP family protein refolding chaperone: MKKAGLIGQYILMAASALLLPSTNVFANPETPPSGGVAEYRQNFDWVKHTQQTLDELKGKLNLTPAQMPAWETWSAGLMTDAHQQLEKDKPGHEEKGSTAKPVIDETTPERMAQGIERLHAQITWMQAHVARLEAAQARTKTFYDTLSTDQKTIFDLFWNGMHRRMHGYGGWGTHMPMSSPMMEENQSRTHEE, translated from the coding sequence ATGAAAAAAGCAGGCCTGATCGGCCAATACATACTGATGGCAGCAAGTGCTTTACTGCTGCCATCAACCAACGTCTTTGCTAACCCGGAAACGCCACCATCAGGGGGGGTGGCCGAATACCGTCAGAATTTTGACTGGGTCAAGCACACGCAACAGACTCTGGACGAACTCAAGGGCAAGCTGAATCTAACACCAGCGCAAATGCCTGCGTGGGAGACATGGTCCGCCGGCTTGATGACGGATGCCCATCAGCAACTGGAAAAAGACAAACCCGGACATGAGGAAAAAGGGAGCACGGCGAAACCGGTGATTGACGAAACAACGCCGGAAAGAATGGCACAAGGAATAGAGCGTTTACACGCACAAATCACCTGGATGCAAGCACACGTAGCTCGTCTGGAAGCGGCTCAAGCTCGCACCAAAACGTTTTATGACACGTTGAGCACTGACCAAAAAACCATATTCGATCTGTTCTGGAACGGGATGCACCGCAGAATGCACGGGTACGGCGGCTGGGGCACACACATGCCCATGTCGAGCCCCATGATGGAAGAAAACCAAAGCCGAACACACGAAGAATAA
- a CDS encoding acid phosphatase: protein MNNKDDDALQPPAGDNPPDAGRRRFLGGVAALGVGATLSAYVSGNEPPAKPDDKPLTGAALDQALRDNVKTVVVIYAENRSFNNLFGDFPGVEKPLAALTTNDYQQRDRDGSILESLPPVWGGILQIGPQTVDGVTYPAETQFQEHLINAPFALEGPNGEDLPLGLVTRDLWHVFYQNQMQINGGKNDSFVAWADSGGLTMGHYAQTQYSLRLWDVATEFVLCDNFFQGAFGGSFLNHQYLVSATVPFYPDAANSPAKQQIATLQSDNPHDTRLKPLEKSPASAMTGPPQFGPSALTPDGYAVNTLAPPYWPTWLRDPERPDYSKPGLANVLVPQTHDHIGDKLSKKNIDWAWYAGGWQATIDQFKDSPGIPKIPNFQYHHQPLNYFKKLGPDNPAERSKRLRDAGLGEESRTNKFFADAEAGKLPAVTFYKPQGNLNMHAGYADVASGDRHITRAIKVLRNSPQWKNMVIVIAVDENGGWWDHVAPPKGDRWGPGTRIPALVVSPFARKGVVDHTVYDTASILRLITRIHGLEKLDGLKERDEEMLTRGQEPMGDLTKALQFFEA from the coding sequence ATGAACAACAAAGACGACGACGCGTTGCAGCCGCCTGCTGGCGATAACCCACCCGATGCGGGTAGAAGACGTTTCCTTGGTGGCGTCGCGGCGCTTGGCGTCGGCGCGACCCTCAGCGCTTACGTTTCAGGCAACGAGCCGCCAGCCAAGCCCGACGACAAGCCTTTAACCGGTGCCGCGCTGGATCAGGCACTGCGCGATAACGTGAAAACGGTGGTGGTCATCTACGCCGAAAACCGTAGTTTCAACAATTTGTTCGGTGACTTCCCGGGTGTCGAAAAGCCGCTGGCTGCGCTCACCACAAACGATTATCAGCAACGCGACCGCGACGGCAGCATTCTGGAATCCCTGCCCCCGGTATGGGGCGGTATATTGCAGATTGGCCCACAAACCGTAGACGGCGTGACCTACCCCGCCGAAACCCAGTTTCAAGAGCACCTGATCAACGCGCCCTTCGCCCTTGAGGGGCCCAATGGCGAAGATCTGCCGCTAGGCTTGGTCACCCGCGACCTGTGGCATGTTTTTTATCAGAACCAGATGCAAATCAATGGCGGCAAGAACGACAGCTTCGTCGCCTGGGCAGACTCGGGTGGCCTGACCATGGGCCATTACGCGCAAACCCAGTACTCCCTGCGCCTGTGGGACGTGGCAACGGAGTTCGTGCTGTGTGACAACTTCTTTCAGGGCGCTTTCGGCGGCTCGTTTCTCAATCACCAGTACCTGGTGTCCGCTACTGTGCCGTTTTACCCTGACGCCGCGAACTCACCGGCCAAACAGCAAATCGCCACACTACAGAGCGATAATCCGCACGATACGCGGCTCAAGCCTCTGGAGAAGTCTCCCGCCAGCGCCATGACCGGCCCACCGCAATTCGGTCCAAGCGCATTGACGCCCGACGGTTATGCGGTCAACACCCTAGCCCCACCATACTGGCCGACCTGGCTGCGTGACCCCGAGCGCCCGGACTACTCAAAACCGGGTCTGGCCAACGTATTGGTGCCGCAAACCCATGACCATATCGGCGACAAACTGTCGAAGAAGAACATCGACTGGGCGTGGTACGCCGGCGGATGGCAGGCCACCATCGACCAGTTCAAAGACTCTCCCGGCATCCCGAAAATCCCGAATTTTCAGTATCACCACCAACCGCTCAACTACTTCAAAAAGCTCGGCCCCGACAACCCCGCAGAACGCAGCAAACGCCTGCGCGACGCAGGTTTGGGTGAAGAGTCCAGAACCAACAAATTCTTCGCCGACGCCGAAGCTGGCAAGCTGCCCGCCGTCACTTTCTACAAGCCCCAAGGCAACCTCAACATGCACGCCGGTTACGCCGACGTTGCCTCTGGAGACCGCCACATCACTCGCGCCATCAAAGTCCTGCGCAACAGCCCGCAATGGAAAAACATGGTCATCGTCATTGCGGTCGACGAAAACGGCGGCTGGTGGGACCACGTCGCGCCGCCAAAAGGCGACCGCTGGGGCCCTGGCACACGTATTCCGGCGCTGGTCGTCTCCCCCTTTGCCCGCAAAGGGGTTGTTGACCACACCGTCTATGACACCGCCTCAATCCTGCGTTTGATCACTCGAATACACGGGCTGGAGAAGCTGGATGGGCTGAAAGAGCGGGATGAAGAAATGCTGACCAGAGGCCAGGAGCCCATGGGGGATTTGACTAAGGCGTTGCAATTTTTCGAGGCCTAG
- a CDS encoding DUF2789 domain-containing protein, protein MELPVHSLPALFQQLGLAADPVSIDAFLATHSPLKADLALEDAFFWTPAQASFLREEILEDADWAEVVDQLNLLLRKRG, encoded by the coding sequence ATGGAATTACCTGTGCATAGTTTGCCGGCTCTTTTTCAACAGTTGGGGCTTGCGGCCGACCCGGTAAGCATTGACGCCTTCCTCGCCACTCATTCACCCCTCAAGGCCGACCTTGCGTTAGAGGACGCTTTTTTCTGGACCCCCGCACAGGCCTCTTTTCTGCGCGAGGAGATCCTTGAAGACGCCGACTGGGCCGAGGTGGTCGATCAACTTAATCTCTTGCTGCGAAAGAGGGGATGA
- the zipA gene encoding cell division protein ZipA, translating into MEIGLREWLIVIGIIVIAGILFDGWRRMRGGKGKLKFRLDRSFSNLPDDDEATSAELLGPPRVLDNQKEPQLDEHDLPSVNVTPRDAKRKRKDEPHQGDLNLNLDLDGPSLHAGRDDDFPDENKPGRRADDTTRRTEDLPPVEEVLVISVICRDESGFKGPALLQNILESGLRFGEMDIFHRHESMAGNGEVLFSMANAVKPGVFDLDDIDHFSTRAVSFFLGLPGPRHPKQAFDVMVAAARKLAHELNGELKDDQRSVMTAQTIEHYRQRIAEFERRALTQRR; encoded by the coding sequence ATGGAAATCGGTCTGCGCGAGTGGCTGATCGTCATCGGCATTATTGTCATTGCCGGTATTCTTTTTGATGGCTGGCGCCGGATGCGCGGCGGCAAGGGTAAATTGAAATTCAGGCTGGACCGAAGCTTCTCCAATCTGCCGGATGACGACGAAGCCACGTCCGCCGAGCTCTTGGGGCCGCCGCGTGTGCTGGACAACCAGAAAGAACCGCAATTGGATGAGCACGATCTGCCGTCGGTGAACGTCACCCCGCGTGATGCCAAGCGCAAACGCAAGGACGAACCGCATCAGGGCGACCTGAATCTGAATCTCGATCTGGACGGGCCAAGCCTGCACGCCGGTCGCGACGATGACTTTCCGGACGAGAACAAGCCTGGGCGACGTGCAGACGATACGACGCGCCGTACCGAAGATCTGCCGCCCGTTGAAGAAGTGCTGGTGATTAGTGTGATCTGCCGCGACGAAAGTGGCTTCAAGGGTCCTGCGTTGCTGCAGAACATTTTGGAAAGTGGTTTGCGTTTCGGCGAGATGGATATTTTCCATCGCCACGAGAGCATGGCCGGCAACGGCGAAGTACTGTTCTCCATGGCCAACGCGGTCAAGCCGGGCGTGTTCGATCTCGACGATATCGATCACTTCAGCACCCGCGCCGTGAGTTTCTTCCTTGGCTTGCCCGGCCCGCGTCATCCGAAACAGGCCTTCGACGTCATGGTGGCCGCTGCTCGCAAACTGGCCCACGAACTCAACGGTGAATTGAAAGATGATCAGCGCAGCGTCATGACCGCGCAGACCATTGAACACTACCGCCAGCGCATCGCCGAATTCGAACGCCGTGCATTGACCCAGCGCCGCTAA
- the ligA gene encoding NAD-dependent DNA ligase LigA, with product MTAVETRILELRAALEQHNYRYHVLDEPSIPDVEYDRLFQELKALEAENPQLITPDSPTQRVGSAALSAFTQVRHEIPMLSLGNAFDENDMREFDRRVVEGLDLPVGDLFGDGAHVQYSCEPKLDGLAVSLLYQNGSLVRGATRGDGTTGEDISVNVRTVRNIPLKLHGSGWPQTLEVRGEVFMSKAGFERLNAGQLEVGGKTFANPRNAAAGSLRQLDSKITANRPLEFCCYGLGQVSEEFADTHIGNMEKLKQWGIPVSHELKLANGIDECQDYYRDIGERRLSLPYEIDGVVFKVNNLASQRELGFRAREPRWAIAHKFPAMEELTELLDVEFQVGRTGAVTPVARLKPVKVAGVTVANATLHNMDEVARLGLMIGDTVIIRRAGDVIPQVMQVVLDRRPDNARPVHIPETCPVCGSRVERTQLVKRSKGKETISEGAVYRCVGRLACRAQLKQAIIHFVSRRAMDIDGLGDKSVEQLVDEGLVSSPADLYTLKFEQIVGLEGFAEVSSNKLLRAISDSKKPTLARFIYALGIPDVGEETAKVLARSLASLERIKQALPEVLTYLPDVGLEVAYEIHSFFRDGHNIKVIEQLLERGLELQDQGELGAEFAASTTLAGMIDKLHIPAIGPGAAQKLADKFGSLQGIIDADWLDMRQALAEKQAKAVRDFFDIKEHVQRALEIEAQLEDFGMHWQSEKKVVEGLPLAGQTWVLTGSLELMSRDIAKEKLESLGAKVSGSVSAKTHTVVAGPGAGSKLTKANELGLKVLDEEAFVVFLKKHNIEVS from the coding sequence ATGACCGCCGTCGAAACCCGAATCCTGGAACTGCGCGCAGCACTGGAGCAGCACAACTACCGCTACCACGTCCTTGACGAGCCGAGCATCCCCGACGTCGAGTACGACCGCCTGTTCCAAGAGCTCAAGGCGCTGGAAGCCGAGAACCCGCAGCTGATAACGCCTGATTCACCGACTCAACGGGTCGGTAGCGCGGCGCTGTCGGCATTTACCCAAGTGCGTCACGAAATTCCCATGCTCAGCTTGGGTAATGCTTTCGACGAAAACGACATGCGTGAATTCGACCGCCGTGTCGTCGAAGGCCTGGACTTGCCGGTGGGCGACCTGTTCGGCGACGGCGCTCACGTTCAGTACAGCTGTGAACCGAAACTCGACGGCCTGGCGGTCAGTCTGTTGTACCAGAATGGCTCGCTGGTTCGCGGTGCGACCCGTGGTGATGGCACTACCGGCGAAGACATCAGCGTCAACGTACGTACCGTACGTAATATCCCGCTCAAGCTTCACGGCAGCGGCTGGCCGCAAACCCTGGAAGTGCGTGGCGAAGTGTTCATGTCCAAAGCAGGCTTTGAACGGCTTAATGCCGGACAGCTGGAAGTCGGCGGTAAAACCTTCGCCAACCCACGTAATGCTGCGGCCGGCAGCTTGCGTCAGCTGGACTCGAAGATCACCGCCAACCGTCCGCTGGAATTTTGCTGCTACGGCTTGGGTCAGGTGTCGGAAGAGTTCGCCGACACCCATATCGGCAACATGGAAAAGCTCAAGCAATGGGGCATCCCTGTCAGCCATGAGCTGAAGTTGGCTAACGGCATAGACGAATGCCAGGATTACTACCGCGATATTGGCGAGCGGCGCTTGTCGCTGCCCTACGAAATCGACGGTGTAGTGTTCAAGGTCAATAACCTGGCCTCTCAGCGCGAGCTGGGTTTCCGTGCCCGCGAACCGCGTTGGGCCATCGCCCACAAATTCCCGGCCATGGAAGAACTCACCGAACTGCTTGACGTGGAATTCCAGGTTGGCCGCACCGGTGCAGTCACTCCGGTCGCGCGCCTCAAACCGGTCAAGGTTGCGGGTGTTACTGTCGCGAACGCCACGCTGCACAACATGGACGAAGTGGCGCGTCTGGGCTTGATGATCGGCGACACGGTGATCATTCGTCGCGCCGGCGACGTCATCCCGCAAGTGATGCAGGTCGTCCTGGACCGCCGCCCAGATAACGCGCGTCCGGTGCATATTCCAGAAACCTGCCCGGTCTGTGGTTCTCGGGTCGAGCGTACGCAGCTGGTCAAACGCAGCAAAGGCAAGGAAACCATCAGCGAGGGCGCCGTGTACCGTTGCGTCGGTCGACTGGCCTGCCGCGCGCAACTCAAACAAGCGATCATCCACTTCGTGTCCCGTCGGGCGATGGACATCGACGGCTTGGGTGACAAGAGCGTCGAGCAGTTGGTGGATGAAGGGCTGGTGTCATCCCCGGCTGACCTCTATACCTTGAAGTTCGAACAGATCGTCGGCCTTGAGGGGTTTGCCGAGGTCTCCAGCAACAAGCTGCTCAGGGCCATTAGCGACAGCAAAAAACCAACCCTGGCGCGTTTCATCTATGCGTTGGGCATTCCCGACGTTGGCGAAGAGACCGCCAAGGTACTGGCGCGCTCTTTGGCCTCGCTGGAGCGCATTAAACAGGCGCTGCCGGAAGTGTTGACGTATTTGCCGGATGTCGGGCTGGAAGTCGCCTATGAGATCCACAGCTTCTTCAGGGATGGCCACAACATCAAGGTCATCGAGCAATTGCTTGAGCGCGGTCTGGAATTGCAGGATCAGGGCGAGCTGGGTGCTGAATTCGCAGCCAGTACTACCTTGGCGGGCATGATCGACAAACTGCACATCCCTGCGATTGGGCCGGGTGCAGCGCAAAAACTGGCGGACAAATTTGGCTCGCTGCAAGGCATCATCGACGCCGACTGGCTGGACATGCGTCAGGCCTTGGCCGAGAAACAGGCGAAAGCCGTGCGTGATTTCTTCGACATCAAAGAGCACGTCCAGCGTGCACTGGAGATCGAGGCGCAACTCGAAGACTTCGGCATGCATTGGCAGAGCGAGAAAAAAGTCGTCGAAGGCCTGCCGCTGGCTGGGCAAACCTGGGTCCTGACCGGGTCCCTGGAGCTGATGAGCCGCGACATCGCCAAGGAAAAACTCGAAAGCCTCGGCGCTAAAGTCTCAGGCTCAGTCTCAGCAAAAACCCACACCGTCGTCGCCGGGCCTGGTGCGGGCTCGAAATTGACCAAGGCCAATGAACTGGGGCTAAAAGTGTTGGATGAAGAAGCGTTTGTGGTGTTTCTGAAGAAACACAATATTGAAGTGAGCTGA
- a CDS encoding zinc-binding metallopeptidase family protein: MYRFFEQLSSRIAAPFVGETKRNSKVWQCHCGQSIFFPNTRCLACSAALGYLPEQGRLAALESGPDQGTWRLIEEPGAELYRRCANLDTPAACNWLFPAHNQGEFCIACSLNRTIPDLSIPENPDRWCKVETAKRRLVAQLIALGLQVIPKAQDEDTGLAFDFVGVDQEGKCPSTGHANGLITLNIEEADDAHREAMRVQMHEPYRTLLGHFRHEVGHYYWDRLIPDSPWENAYRTLFGDERASYADALEHHYQKGAPADWQQGFVSAYATMHPWEDWAETWAHYLHMMDAVDTALGFGMSARDMDFDYPPFTLEALYDPQHPGGPAFLSFVNAWIELAGMLNELSRSMGQPDFYPFVLSPAVITKLHFIHLVIQQAGGRADEVLQAQ, translated from the coding sequence ATGTACCGCTTCTTCGAGCAACTCAGCTCCCGCATTGCCGCGCCGTTCGTGGGCGAGACCAAACGTAATAGCAAGGTCTGGCAGTGCCACTGTGGACAGTCGATCTTCTTCCCTAATACCCGGTGCCTGGCCTGTTCGGCAGCGCTGGGCTATTTGCCGGAGCAGGGTCGGCTGGCCGCGCTCGAGTCGGGGCCTGATCAAGGCACCTGGCGCCTGATCGAAGAACCCGGTGCGGAGCTTTATCGACGCTGCGCCAATCTCGACACGCCCGCTGCCTGCAACTGGCTGTTTCCTGCGCACAACCAGGGTGAGTTCTGCATCGCGTGCAGCCTCAATCGAACCATTCCCGACCTGTCGATTCCGGAAAACCCGGATCGCTGGTGCAAAGTCGAAACCGCCAAACGTCGCCTTGTCGCGCAATTGATCGCGCTGGGTTTGCAGGTGATTCCAAAAGCGCAGGACGAAGATACTGGCTTGGCATTTGATTTCGTTGGCGTCGACCAGGAAGGCAAGTGCCCCTCCACCGGTCACGCCAACGGCTTGATCACTCTCAACATCGAAGAGGCCGACGACGCCCACCGCGAAGCCATGCGCGTGCAGATGCACGAGCCGTATCGGACCTTGCTCGGGCATTTTCGGCACGAAGTGGGTCACTACTATTGGGATCGTCTGATCCCCGACAGCCCATGGGAAAATGCTTATCGCACCCTGTTCGGCGACGAGCGCGCCAGTTATGCCGATGCTCTTGAGCACCACTACCAGAAAGGCGCGCCGGCTGACTGGCAACAGGGTTTTGTCAGCGCCTACGCCACCATGCATCCTTGGGAAGACTGGGCTGAAACCTGGGCCCACTACCTGCACATGATGGATGCCGTCGACACCGCCCTCGGTTTTGGCATGAGCGCACGGGATATGGACTTCGACTATCCGCCATTCACGTTGGAAGCTCTCTACGACCCCCAGCACCCCGGCGGTCCTGCGTTCCTCTCATTCGTCAACGCCTGGATCGAACTGGCGGGGATGCTCAACGAACTGTCCCGGAGCATGGGGCAACCCGACTTTTACCCGTTCGTTCTGTCTCCGGCAGTCATTACCAAGCTGCACTTCATTCACTTGGTTATTCAGCAAGCCGGGGGCAGGGCGGACGAGGTGCTACAGGCGCAGTGA
- a CDS encoding aminoacyl-tRNA deacylase codes for MRMAKTVQRSLEQARCDYDIVAHPHSATSLESARVASVPAERLAKSVILDDQHGHYMMAVLPADRHLDLSKIQTSGDWQLTRESGLPHLFGDCERGAIPALGEAYGIKMLLDPMLTRQEDIYLEAGNHHYLVHMRMDQYLKLVPHAEVREVCQ; via the coding sequence ATGCGTATGGCCAAAACGGTACAACGTAGCCTGGAACAGGCGCGCTGTGATTATGACATCGTGGCTCACCCGCACTCGGCGACGAGTCTGGAGTCCGCGCGGGTGGCCAGCGTTCCGGCGGAGCGCTTGGCTAAATCAGTGATTCTCGATGATCAACACGGGCATTACATGATGGCTGTGTTGCCCGCTGATCGGCATTTGGATTTGAGCAAAATACAAACCAGTGGGGATTGGCAGCTCACTCGCGAAAGTGGCTTGCCGCACCTGTTCGGCGACTGTGAGCGTGGCGCGATCCCGGCACTGGGTGAGGCCTATGGAATCAAGATGCTGCTCGATCCGATGTTGACCCGCCAGGAGGACATCTACCTGGAAGCTGGTAACCACCACTATTTGGTCCACATGCGCATGGACCAATACCTGAAACTGGTGCCGCATGCCGAGGTGCGTGAGGTCTGCCAGTAA